In a single window of the Zea mays cultivar B73 chromosome 5, Zm-B73-REFERENCE-NAM-5.0, whole genome shotgun sequence genome:
- the LOC107548107 gene encoding uncharacterized protein LOC107548107, producing MERSTTTTEGHVVGIPVSTRAYGIEEPDFPAEETQTPDHGEFPSSFQYNDSHDATSSTTTTDRPTSDQQGTTCRKGGSIAQGIKEHVTLGPNLSDTVKGKFSLVAKIVRAGGVEKVFRRWFSADKNEKLLRASQCHLSTTAGPIAGVLFVSTARVAFRSDRALAVPVPVPTPRGGTARVPYKVAIPLRKVRAVRPSENKHRPEQKYVRLATTDGFEFWFMGFVSYDKSLQHLERAVAYAQQAQ from the exons ATGGAGAGGTCGACGACGACGACCGAAGGCCACGTGGTTGGGATCCCGGTGAGCACCAGGGCTTATGGCATCGAGGAGCCCGACTTCCCGGCGGAGGAGACGCAGACGCCCGACCACGGAGAATTCCCGAGCTCCTTCCAGTACAACGACAGCCATG ATGCTACCAGTTCAACGACGACCACCGATCGGCCGACGAGCGATCAACAAGGCACCACCTGCAGGAAGGGAGGCAGTATCGCTCAGGGCATCAAAGAGCACG TGACCCTGGGGCCAAACCTTTCGGACACGGTGAAGGGGAAGTTCTCCCTGGTGGCGAAGATCGTGCGGGCCGGCGGCGTGGAGAAGGTGTTCCGGCGGTGGTTCTCCGCGGACAAGAACGAGAAGCTGCTGCGGGCCTCGCAGTGCCACCTGTCGACGACGGCCGGGCCCATCGCCGGCGTGCTGTTCGTGTCGACGGCGCGGGTGGCCTTCCGCAGCGACCGGGCGCTGGCGGTGCCGGTGCCGGTGCCCACCCCGCGCGGCGGCACGGCGCGCGTGCCGTACAAGGTGGCCATCCCGCTGCGAAAGGTGAGGGCGGTGCGGCCCAGCGAGAACAAGCACCGGCCGGAGCAGAAGTACGTGCGGCTCGCCACCACCGACGGATTCGAGTTCTGGTTCATGGGGTTCGTCAGCTACGACAAGTCGCTGCAGCACCTGGAGCGGGCCGTCGCGTACGCGCAGCAGGCGCAATGa
- the LOC542573 gene encoding nitrilase 1 isoform X1, whose translation MALVPSRSDSEALIPEVEMNAGADQTATTARVTVVQASSVFYDTPATLDKAEKLVAEAAGYGSQLVLFPEVFVGGYPHGSTFGLVVGNRTAKGKEDFQKYHASAIDVPGPEVSRLSALAGKYKVFLVIGVVERAGYTLYNTVLSFDPLGKYLGKHRKVMPTALERVFWGFGDGSTIPVYDTPIGKMGALICWENRMPLLRTAMYAKGIEIYCAPTVDCMPTWLSSMTHIALEGGCFVLSACQFCRRKNYPPPPEYTFCGLEEEPSPESVVCSGGSVIISPLGTVLAGPNYESEALLTADLDLGEIVRAKFDFDVVGHYSRPEVLSLVVKSDPKPAVSFISAAGRDDDYVQT comes from the exons ATGGCCCTGGTCCCATCGAGGTCCGACAGCGAGGCCTTGATCCCGGAGGTGGAGATGAATGCCGGCGCCGACCAGACCGCAACAACGGCGCGGGTCACCGTCGTTCAGGCGTCGTCCGTGTTCTACGACACCCCTGCGACTCTCG ATAAAGCGGAGAAATTGGTAGCAGAAGCAGCTGGGTATGGTTCACAGTTGGTTTTGTTTCCGGAAGTCTTTGTTGGTGGCTACCCACATGGATCTACCTTTGGACTGGTTGTCGGCAATCGCACTGCCAAGGGAAAGGAAGACTTTCAGAAGTATCACGCATCTGCCATAGATGTGCCTG GTCCAGAAGTGTCCCGCTTATCTGCATTAGCTGGAAAATATAAGGTGTTTCTGGTGATAGGGGTGGTTGAGAGGGCAGGATATACACTTTACAACACGGTGCTCTCCTTCGATCCACTGGGAAAATACCTAGGGAAGCACCGCAAGGTCATGCCTACTGCACTAGAACGTGTATTCTGGGGGTTTGGAGATGGATCTACAATACCTGTCTACGATACTCCGATTGGAAAAATGGGTGCTCTCATTTGCTGGGAAAACAGAATGCCACTTCTCAGGACGGCCATGTATGCCAAAG GTATTGAGATATATTGTGCTCCCACGGTTGATTGCATGCCAACTTGGCTGTCTTCTATGACACATATCGCCCTTGAAGGGGGATGCTTTGTGCTGTCAGCGTGCCAGTTCTGTCGTAGAAAGAACTACCCTCCCCCTCCCGAGTACACATTTTGTGGCCTAGAGGAAGAGCCATCCCCGGAATCCGTTGTTTGTTCTGGAGGGAGTGTCATCATCTCACCATTGGGAACAGTGTTGGCGGGTCCCAACTACGAAAGTGAGGCCCTTCTCACTGCTGACCTGG ACCTTGGAGAGATTGTTCGAGCCAAGTTTGATTTTGACGTGGTGGGCCACTACTCGCGACCTGAGGTGCTGAGTTTAGTGGTGAAGAGCGATCCAAAGCCCGCCGTCTCTTTCATCTCAGCCGCTGGTAGGGACGATGACTATGTGCAGACCTAA
- the LOC100276613 gene encoding E2F-associated phosphoprotein has product MRRNISRRFGPVSAHLWRMKDRESEKGQNRREQEDGERRRGGMEPDKAGEAAKEPTETEAGDSVDPRELVSSDDEIDYSVEPDFYDPDLDDVDERWVSRQRKGRTSDAVLSCPACFTTLCLDCQRHEKYVNQYRAMFVRNCKIKTDQVLREGKSKRKKRRGGRAGDPAAASEGESKGQSYHPVCCEVCSTEVGVLDEDEVYHFFNVIPSNS; this is encoded by the exons ATGCGGCGCAATATTTCGCGTAGATTCGGTCCAGTATCAGCCCATCTATGGCGGATGAAGGACCGCGAATCGGAGAAAGGCCAGAACAGACGAGAGCAGGAGGACGGAGAGCGCCGGCGAGGAGGCATGGAGCCAGACAAGGCCGGGGAGGCAGCGAAGGAGCCGACGGAAACGGAGGCTGGAGACTCCGTGGATCCCCGCGAACTAG TGTCCAGCGACGACGAGATCGACTACTCCGTCGAGCCTGATTTCTACGACCCCGACCTAGATGACGTCGATGAGCGGTGGGTGAGCAGACAGAGGAAAGGCCGCACATCTGACGCCGTGCTTAGCTGCCCCGCCTGTTTCACTACCCTGTGCTTGGATTGCCAGAG GCATGAGAAGTACGTAAACCAGTACCGTGCGATGTTCGTTCGCAACTGCAAGATCAAGACTGACCAGGTCCTGCGAGAGGGCAAGAGCAAGAGGAAGAAACGCAGAGGAGGAAGGGCTGGTGATCCAGCTGCCGCATCTGAAGGCGAAAGCAAGGGGCAGTCCTACCACCCCGTCTGCTGCGAGGTCTGCTCAACCGAGGTTGGAGTGTTGGACGAGGACGAGGTGTACCACTTCTTTAACGTGATCCCTAGCAACTCCTGA